In one window of Microplitis demolitor isolate Queensland-Clemson2020A chromosome 4, iyMicDemo2.1a, whole genome shotgun sequence DNA:
- the LOC103568224 gene encoding THAP domain-containing protein 1-like, protein MGFRCIVSNCRARYKKESSLSFYQLPKDEKMKDRWFSILKLDQTNLKLTTVARICSRHFTDDSFIPRHFGRGRSLRADAVPTLYVGDNNDNKVVRKKKKFTSPNIISVRRQPNIISAHQQANDCNETHSDAEDNPSIIISEPNDSENDSRCTRELIPDSVIISAVDSTDSKNLPRRRKYFEGDFNIDDMNSPKKARFYFQQARNRISLLQTQLQLMKKRAKQLNDKNFKLVMLIENLKTNNELPMEVHTKQDNKNTNTSLSEDCEKVINNNQGIENTIFRYVSINSDDNESTPLSVYDNNDNEQENMNKIFRYVAANSVDDDQSPCSIEQEAKNVIYRYIFSDSDHDYCP, encoded by the exons atggggtTTCGCTGTATTGTTTCAAATTGTAGAGCAAGATACAAAAAAGAGAgttcattatcattttatcA acttcctaaagatgaaaaaatgaaGGACAGATGGTTTTCAATTCTTAAACTGGATCaaactaatttaaaactaacaaCTGTTGCTCGTATTTGTTCAAGACATTTCACTGATGATTCTTTTATTCCACGTCATTTTGGCAGAGGTAGATCATTACGAGCTGATGCTGTCCCAACTCTTTATGTTGGTGATAACAATGACAATAAagttgttagaaaaaaaaaaaaatttacttcacCGAATATTATTTCTGTACGAAGGCAACCAAACATCATTTCTGCACATCAACAGGCAAACGATTGCAATGA GACACATTCAGATGCTGAAGATAATCCGTCGATAATAATCTCCGAGCCGAATGATTCAGAAAATGATTCGAGATGTACGCGAGAATTGATTCCTGATTCCGTAATTATATCTGCCGTTGATTCAACagattcgaaaaatttacCTCGTAGACGTAAATATTTTGAAGgtgattttaatattgatgATATGAATTCACCAAAAAAAGcacgattttattttcaacaagcGAGAAATCGGATTTCTCTGCTTCAAACGCAACTTCAGTTGATGAAGAAAAGAGCCAAGCAgttgaatgataaaaattttaaattagttatgttaatagaaaatttgaaaacaaataacGAACTtccg atgGAAGTACATACAAAAcaagataataaaaacactAATACATCGCTGAGCGAAGACTGTGAAaaggtaataaataataatcaaggtattgaaaatacaatatttcGATACGTATCCATCAATTCAGATGATAATGAATCAACACCATTATCtgtttatgataataatgacaatgaacaagaaaatatgaataaaatattcagaTACGTCGCTGCTAATAGTGTCGACGACGATCAATCGCCATGCAGTATCGAACAGGAGGctaaaaatgtaatatatcGATACATTTTTAGTGATTCAGATCATGATTACTGTCCTTGA
- the LOC103568225 gene encoding biogenesis of lysosome-related organelles complex 1 subunit 5 codes for MASVIKDIGEIWSRLFDHRPFIQGELSYFVREFEERRGDREVERLFKILEYSTELEQNQIDRAEQLGDCHLPSLKANTDVALTMCERIIQRENKFNSDNKLAENREIRKEEWKKFINDMSDKCRKVDATFNEKEEELKNFYADLEKKLHINP; via the exons ATGGCGTCAGTGATAAAAG ACATTGGTGAAATTTGGAGCAGGCTATTTGATCATCGTCCGTTTATACAAGGTGaattatcatattttgtaCGTGAATTTgag GAAAGGCGGGGTGATAGGGAAGTAGagagattatttaaaatattagaatacTCTACGGAACTTGaacaaaatcaaattgatagAGCTGAACAACTTGGGGATTGTCATTTACCAAGTTTAAAAGCTAATACTGATGTAGCACTGACTATGTGCGAGAGGATAAtacaaagagaaaataaatttaatagt gaTAATAAGTTGGCTGAAAACAGAGAAATACGTAAAGAAGAATGGAAAAAGTTTATCAATGATATGAGTGATAAGTGTCGTAAAGTTGATGCaacatttaatgaaaaagaagaagaattaaaaaatttttacgctgacctagaaaaaaaacttcacataaatccataa